The Sandaracinus amylolyticus genomic interval GCGCGTCGCGGGCGATGCACGCAGCGTCGATGCGACGCCCGCGCGGGCGACGCTGATCGTCGACGTCATCGCGCCGGACGTGCAGCTCTCGCGCTTGCCCGACGGCACGGCGTACGTCGCGAGCGCGAGCGACATCGTGACCGGCGCGCGCGCGCTGCGATATCGCTTCCGCGTGCGCGGGGGAGAATGGACCGATTGGTCCAACGACGCGCGCTACGAGCCCGACGCGCTGGTGCTCGACGGGCGCGACGTCGACGTCGAGGTCGTCGACGAAGCGGGCAACGTCGGGGTCGCGACGCTCCCGCTGATCCGCGGGATCCCGAATCCGACCGGCGGTGGGTGTGCGTGCCGCACGGCCGCGGATCGCTCGAGCGCGGGCACCTCGGCGATGCTGGTCGCGCTCGGGATCGTGCTCGTGATCGGGCGCCGGCGGCGTCGTTGAGGCTCAGATCAGAGGCGCAGCTCGATCCCGAGCTGCGCCGCCAGCACGGCGTCGCGGAGCGCGAGGACGGCGCCGCTCGGAGAGCGCGCCTCGAGCCCGAGCGCGACGAGGCGCGCCTCGATGCCGAGCACGATCGCGATCGCGCGATCGAGATCGAGCGCGCCGCGCAGAGCGACGTCGAACGTGACGATCGCGCCGTCGCTGCGGCGGGCGACGACGTCGGAGCTCGACGTCTCGCCCTCGAGCTGCGCCCATCCGAGCCCGAGCGCGAGCGAACCACCGAGCCGCAGCGGTGCGAGCGACGCCTCGAGCCCGGCGCCGATCGCGCCGTGGATCCACGTGCCGCGCACCTCGCCGAGCGGATCGCTGCGGGTCGTGAAGAGCGCCTCCAGGCCAGCGACGAGGTGCAGCGGAGGCGCGATGCGCGCGACCACGCCGGCGCGCGGCCCGCCCCAGACGCTCGGCGACGCGGGAGCGAGCGCGGCGACGCCGGCGAGCACGAGCCCGACCGATGCATCGGGTGCGACCTCTGCGATCACGGGATCGCTCGCGACGGGAGCGCCGAGCTCGTCGCGCGCGCGCGACGCGGTGGCGGCGGGCACGTCGGCGTGCGGCGGTTCCACGCTCGCCCGCGGCTCCGCGAGGACCGACGCGAGCGCCATGGCGATCGCGCGCGCGCGCATCGGCGGCGGGACGTCGGCGAGCTCGATGCGCCGCGTGCTCGCTCCGTCGCCGTCGAGCACGTGCGCCACGACCACGACGGCGTCCTCGCACGGCGCCGCGACGTCGAGCTCGATGCGCGCGCTCGCGCCGCGCAGCTCGACGTCGACCGCGTCGCGCAGCCCGACCTCGTCCCACCACGGCGGCGTGCACGCGGGCATCACCAGCTCGGCGTGCTGCGCGCGGACGCACGGCGCGATCGCGAGCACCGCGCACGCGAGCGCGAGCGCGACCGACCTCACCGCGGTCCGCGCTCGGCGAGCGCACGGAGCGCGTCGGCGTGAGGCGGAGACGGATGGCGCGCCAGGCACTCGCGCGCAGCGCTCGCTGCGCCCTCGACGTCGCCCGCGCGCGCCCGTGCGAGCGCCAGGCCCGCGCGCACCTCGGCGTCGAACACGCGCGGCACCCCGAGCTCGATCGCGCGCTCGTACGCGCGCGCACCGCGGGCGGGACGCTCCAACGAGAGCTCGATTCGCGCGAGCGTGATCGCGGCGAGCGGAGCCTCGGCCGCGTCGGGATGCGCGCCGATCAGCCGCTCGAGCGGAGGCACCGCGTCCTCGGGGTGGCCCGACAGGCGCGCGACGTCGGCGAGCAACATCAGGTCATCGGGCGCAGCGCGCGACGCGGTCGCGGCGACACCACCCTCGGCGGCGAGCGCGTCGTACGCATCGCGATGCGCGCCGCGCTCGGCCATCGCACGCCACGCGCGGCTCGGAGCACGCGCGATCGGCGCGCGCACACGAGGCGGCGCGGCGACGATCTCGGGCTCCGTGGCGATCGGCGGAGGCGTGGGCTCGATCGGACGCGCGAGCGCCACCTCGATCGACGCTCCTGCATCGAGCACGCGCGCGCCGTCCGGCACCACGTCGCCCTCGACGCGCACGCGTCCGCGCTCGACGTCGACGCGGATCCGCGCGTCGCTGCGATCGATCACGAACGCGGTCCCGACGACGCGCACCTGCACCGGCCCGCAGTCGATCGTCCACGCGCGGGGCCCGCCGGGCGTGACCTCGAAGCGCGCTCGACCGCGCTCGAGCGCGAGACCGAGCTGCGCACCGTCGTTCGCGCGCGGCACGACGCGCGCACCCGGCGCGAGCTCGATGCGCGATCGATCCGAGAGCACGAGCGCGCGCGGCGACGCGATCGCCTCCGTCGCGATCGGCAGCGCGCCGTCGTCGAGCCGCAGCGGGCCCGGCGCGTCGGGCCGTTCCTCCGCGACCGGCGTCGCAGCGCGCGGCACCACGACCAGCGCGAGCACCGCGGCCGCCGCGACCGCGATCCCCGCCGCGACGATCGGCGCGCGCCGCGGGCGTCCCTCACGTGCCGCGACCCGCGCGCGCGTTCCTTCCCACGCTGCGCGCACCCGCGGCTCGTCATCCGCGCGCTCCAGCACGTCACCGATGCGCTCGGGCAGGCTCACGGCTCGCCCTCTCGCAGCCGTGCGCGCACCAGCGTCTCCGCGGCCGCGATCCGTCGCTTCGCCGTCGCGAGCGAGCATCCGACGATCGCCGCCACGTCCTCGAGCTTCTCGCCCTCGACGTGACGCAGCATCCACGCGATCCGATCGTCGGGGTGCAGCCGCGCGAGCGCACGATCGACGCGCGCGAGCTCGGCGCGCGTGTCCGGCGAGAGCCCCGGCGACGCGAGCAGCTCGAGCGTCGCGTCGTCGATCCCGCGGTCGAGCCCGAGCGTGCGCAGCAGCGCGAGCTTGCGCACCCGACGGCGCACGCGCCGCACCGCGATGCCGAGCAGCCACGCGCGGAGCGCGCTCGGATCGCGAAGCTCGCCGAGCGCGAGGAGCGCGTCGGCGAACGTGTCCTGCACCACGTCGTCGGCCTCGTGACGACGACGCAGCAAGCGCTCGGCGAGCGACGTCACGTCCGCGACGTAGCGCCGGAAGATCGCCTCCTGCGCCCACCGATCGCCGCCCAGCGCGCGCACGACGAGCTCCGCGTCGGACACCGGCTGCGATCCCTCGACGCGCGCGACCGTGCCCGACGCGCGCTCGGGGCGTGCGCCGGTCGAGGAGCGTCGGCGTCGAATCGGCAGCGCTGGCACGGCGAAAAACGGAGCCTCGACGTGAGGCGCACGAGCGGGCGAGAACGGCTCATCTTCGCGCGACGCGCGATCTCGTGAGCCGTTCGGGCGCGGCCAGGTGCCCCAGGCTCATGACGATGATGCGACGAACCACCGCCGCGTGGGTGCTCGTTCTCGCGCTGAGCGCGTGCGCGCGCAGCACCGAGCGGCCCGGGCCCGGCCACGAGCTCGAAGGGCGCGACGACGCGGCCACCACGTGCGACGACGCGGGGCCCGGCGACCCGACGCCCGGCGACGATCCGCTCGATCCACAGCAGGCGACCTGCCTCGGCCTCGCCGAGCCGGTCTGCGCGTCGTGCCACCTGCGCGAAGGCACGTTCTATCTGCGGCCGTCGGGTCCACCGCCGCCTCCGACGCACGTCGTCCCGCTCACGCCTCCGCCGCCAGGCTGCGTCGAGATCCCCGACCCGCCGCCTCCGCCGCCGCTCGACCCCGCGTCCGAGATCGTGCTCACGGACGAGCAGGCCGCGTGCCTCGGCATCGACCGACCGCCGTGCACGGCGTGTCACCGACGCCACGACGTGCTGGTGCTGCGCCCGATCGGCGTGCCCCCGCCGCCGCCCGACACCGGGCTCGTTCCCGTCGACGCGTGCCTCTGACCGTCTCGTGCGATGCTGGTGCGCGTGCTCGCTCGATCACGCTGGGTCGCGCTCGTGCTCGCGGTGATGGCGCTCGGCTGTGCGCGCTCGTTCGACGCGCTCGCGCAGCGCGACGCCGGGCCCGACGCGCAGCGCACCGAGGACGAGCCCGACGCGGGTCTGCTCGGCGAGCTCGAGCT includes:
- a CDS encoding FecR family protein yields the protein MSLPERIGDVLERADDEPRVRAAWEGTRARVAAREGRPRRAPIVAAGIAVAAAAVLALVVVPRAATPVAEERPDAPGPLRLDDGALPIATEAIASPRALVLSDRSRIELAPGARVVPRANDGAQLGLALERGRARFEVTPGGPRAWTIDCGPVQVRVVGTAFVIDRSDARIRVDVERGRVRVEGDVVPDGARVLDAGASIEVALARPIEPTPPPIATEPEIVAAPPRVRAPIARAPSRAWRAMAERGAHRDAYDALAAEGGVAATASRAAPDDLMLLADVARLSGHPEDAVPPLERLIGAHPDAAEAPLAAITLARIELSLERPARGARAYERAIELGVPRVFDAEVRAGLALARARAGDVEGAASAARECLARHPSPPHADALRALAERGPR
- a CDS encoding RNA polymerase sigma factor; translated protein: MSDAELVVRALGGDRWAQEAIFRRYVADVTSLAERLLRRRHEADDVVQDTFADALLALGELRDPSALRAWLLGIAVRRVRRRVRKLALLRTLGLDRGIDDATLELLASPGLSPDTRAELARVDRALARLHPDDRIAWMLRHVEGEKLEDVAAIVGCSLATAKRRIAAAETLVRARLREGEP